The following proteins come from a genomic window of Pyxidicoccus sp. MSG2:
- a CDS encoding lactate racemase domain-containing protein: protein MRPFKTLQKLYDEESQVVITEKGSPPRALFYGEGFLQEDLPVGTRVIFPRPPLAGVPNVKAAIRWAINHPEGMEPLHALLKPGMRLTCVIDDISVPLPPMVTPDVRQSILEVVLELAADSGVDDIHLVIANALHRRMTEAEMRRMVGQKIYDAFYPDRYYNHDAEDPDGIVALERTSHGEEVSVNRRVAESDLIIYVNVNFVPMNGGHKSMGTGVSNYASLRHHHNPKTIRESDSYMEPKASALYRSNERIGKNIDKHLKVFHIETSLNNRMFGAPTDFLAKKEEDYTEGDRLKFQAMRYALSKMPRAMARKVLSAVPAPYDVTGVYAGATEPAHQKTLETSWKQYVVPVEGQSDIVIFPIPFISPYSVNSILNPLLVQVMGLGYFYNLNRGVPLVKKGGVLILLHPAYDEFDPEHHPSYIEFFNRLLPETRDSMKLEHKYEKEFAENPSYVHLYRKGNAYHGVHPFYMWYWGENGRQHVGKVIVAGAENNHVPALMGWDRTDTLTEAIEEARGFMGRSATISLLRIAPTVMVDVK, encoded by the coding sequence ATGCGCCCGTTCAAGACGCTCCAGAAGCTGTACGACGAGGAAAGCCAGGTGGTCATCACGGAGAAGGGCAGCCCCCCGCGGGCGCTCTTCTACGGTGAGGGCTTCCTGCAGGAAGACCTGCCCGTGGGTACGCGGGTCATCTTCCCCCGCCCCCCGCTGGCCGGCGTGCCCAACGTCAAGGCCGCCATCCGCTGGGCCATCAACCACCCGGAGGGCATGGAGCCGCTGCACGCCCTGCTCAAGCCCGGCATGCGCCTGACGTGCGTCATCGACGACATCAGCGTGCCGCTGCCGCCCATGGTGACGCCGGACGTGCGCCAGTCCATCCTGGAGGTGGTGCTGGAACTGGCCGCCGACAGCGGCGTGGACGACATCCACCTCGTCATCGCCAACGCCCTGCACCGCCGCATGACGGAAGCGGAGATGCGGCGCATGGTGGGGCAGAAGATCTACGACGCGTTCTACCCGGACCGTTACTACAACCACGACGCCGAGGACCCGGACGGCATCGTCGCGCTGGAGCGCACCTCGCACGGTGAGGAGGTGTCGGTGAACCGCCGCGTGGCGGAGAGCGACCTCATCATCTACGTGAATGTGAACTTCGTGCCCATGAATGGCGGGCACAAGTCCATGGGCACCGGCGTGTCCAACTACGCCTCGCTGCGCCACCACCACAACCCGAAGACCATCCGCGAGTCGGACTCCTACATGGAGCCGAAGGCGAGCGCGCTCTACAGGAGCAACGAGCGCATCGGGAAGAACATCGACAAGCACCTGAAGGTCTTCCACATCGAGACCTCGCTGAACAACCGCATGTTCGGCGCGCCCACGGACTTCCTCGCCAAGAAGGAAGAGGACTACACCGAGGGCGACCGGCTGAAGTTCCAGGCCATGCGCTACGCGCTGTCGAAGATGCCCCGCGCGATGGCGCGCAAGGTGCTCAGCGCCGTGCCCGCGCCCTATGACGTCACGGGCGTGTACGCCGGAGCCACCGAGCCGGCGCACCAGAAGACGCTGGAGACGAGCTGGAAGCAGTACGTGGTGCCGGTGGAGGGGCAGAGCGACATCGTCATCTTCCCCATCCCCTTCATCTCTCCGTACAGCGTCAACTCCATCCTCAACCCGCTGCTCGTGCAGGTGATGGGGCTGGGCTACTTCTACAACCTGAACCGCGGCGTGCCGCTGGTGAAGAAGGGCGGCGTGCTGATTCTCCTGCACCCGGCCTACGACGAGTTCGACCCCGAGCACCACCCCAGCTACATCGAGTTCTTCAACCGGCTGCTGCCGGAGACGCGCGACTCGATGAAGCTGGAGCACAAGTACGAGAAGGAGTTCGCGGAGAACCCCAGCTACGTGCACCTGTACCGCAAGGGCAACGCCTACCACGGCGTGCACCCCTTCTACATGTGGTACTGGGGCGAGAATGGCCGGCAGCACGTGGGCAAGGTCATCGTCGCGGGCGCGGAGAACAATCACGTCCCGGCCCTGATGGGCTGGGACCGCACCGACACCCTCACCGAGGCGATTGAAGAGGCGCGCGGCTTCATGGGCCGCTCGGCCACCATCAGCCTGCTGCGGATTGCGCCCACGGTGATGGTGGACGTGAAGTGA
- a CDS encoding AMP-binding protein, which produces MSQPQLPELNVSRVFTGKRLLFAGSTGFVGKVTLSMLLHRYGQELDKVYVLVRKGSAASAERRFFDKVATSEPFQPLRDAYGDAGALEFIRKKCHVLDGDITDPWVGLEEVQVAELTGKVHAFVNCAGLVSFNPSLEVGLNVNTHGVKYAAELAVRWGVPLVHMSTAFVAGNRDGLVFEDEEVRGYFPRRDELDGRDFSLEQELADAERIVARLREQADDKALTSTFRKKALDRLAEEGRDVNDEKTLRLAVGRERKLWLSGELVRAGMERAAHWGWPNTYTYTKSLGEQVLASTPGLRYAIVRPSIVESAMHFPFPGWNEGFTTSAPLAFAGIKGPGGIPAGESTILDIIPVDQVAGATIGITAHSIEVEERRVYHLASGDVNPFYASRSVELVGLYRRRYYRNRETGNALMNSLRSRLEPQPVSKKEFELFSAPMLVRGAKFLKKAIEEVRPAWGAPGVQAMLDKAKVSLDDVEQQNQGLIALTDLFLPFLYENRYVFRCDNTRSVYTRMAHTDRLKVPWAPEHIDWRAYFMETHLPGLEKWVFPGLEEEREKRTVIPAHRDLLELLEATVHAYRHRVAFRMVAGEREERFTFGEVHRYASRVGSFLLGKGIKHGDRVLLVSENRPEWGICYFGILRAGATAVPVDPGLSEAELLNISRRAEARACLLSEDAAHDFPGLVTALGEGVTVASLAEAMTGDPAHPDRIGPVKKSASADDLASIIFTSGTTGTPKGVMLTHRNFASLVAKLAGVFDIGVGDGVLSVLPLHHTFEFSSGFLTPFWRGAEITYIDELTSDRLGEVFETGRITAMVGVPALWQLLHRKITQEFASKPPFVEQALKALMATHGELRNRGNINLGKLLFWPVHRKFGGRIKVLVSGGSALPDEVHKAFHELGFNITEGYGLTESAPVLSVTEPGNKRQPGTVGRPLPGIELRIANPDNDGLGEVLAKGPNVMPGYFGDREATDAVLKEGWLHTGDLGRLDAEGRLYLVGRAKDVIIDHNGKNIYPDELEELYQEHPHIKELSVVGLPDEAGGEKVACLCVPDYGERPREEVRREVEEHFRKVSADMPFYRRVKVLRLWDGELPRTAKRSVKRKQVVEELQRLERMAASASKAREKVANPGSGGVGDWLYPLIAEVCHRPVADVRPDALLTGDLGFDSLMLTELSSALEGAGVPLPAIEDLTQVQTVEDLRKVVLASGKRPTVETRAKDISKENARAEEVEIPVPEVVADVGRQLLAFGQKVLYGGVFDTKVTGKPFIPQNRNFLVIANHSSHLDAGLVRVALGDQGERLVSLAARDYFFNTPLKRAWFENFTNLIPIERQGSLRESLRMAGEALRQGYNVLIFPEGTRSTTGELLEFKSTLGYLALTYSVDVLPLYIEGAFDALPKGTVFPKSKNLEVHIGPALEHETLRARVQGMARSEGYRYATRIAEDAMRALKAGRVLDLNAQEPTSTALTRASTGGKDS; this is translated from the coding sequence ATGAGTCAGCCGCAGCTTCCCGAGCTGAACGTCTCCCGCGTCTTCACCGGCAAGCGCCTGCTGTTCGCGGGCTCCACCGGCTTCGTGGGCAAGGTGACGCTGTCCATGCTGCTGCACCGGTACGGGCAGGAGCTGGACAAGGTGTACGTGCTGGTCCGCAAGGGCAGCGCGGCCTCCGCCGAGCGGCGCTTCTTCGACAAGGTGGCCACCAGCGAGCCCTTCCAGCCGCTGCGCGACGCGTACGGCGACGCGGGCGCCCTGGAGTTCATCCGCAAGAAGTGCCACGTGCTGGACGGTGACATCACCGACCCGTGGGTGGGCCTGGAAGAAGTCCAGGTGGCCGAGCTCACCGGCAAGGTGCACGCCTTCGTCAACTGCGCGGGTCTGGTGTCCTTCAACCCGTCGCTGGAGGTGGGCCTCAACGTCAACACCCACGGCGTGAAGTACGCCGCCGAGCTGGCGGTGCGCTGGGGCGTGCCGCTGGTGCACATGTCCACCGCCTTCGTGGCGGGCAACCGCGACGGGCTCGTCTTCGAGGACGAGGAGGTCCGCGGCTACTTCCCCCGCAGGGACGAGCTGGACGGGCGCGACTTCAGCCTGGAGCAGGAGTTGGCGGACGCGGAGCGCATCGTCGCCCGGCTGCGCGAGCAGGCCGACGACAAGGCCCTCACGTCCACCTTCCGCAAGAAGGCGTTGGACCGGCTGGCCGAGGAAGGCCGCGACGTCAACGACGAGAAGACGCTGCGCCTGGCGGTGGGCCGCGAGCGCAAGCTGTGGCTCAGCGGCGAATTGGTGCGCGCCGGCATGGAGCGCGCCGCGCACTGGGGCTGGCCCAACACGTACACGTACACGAAGTCCCTGGGCGAGCAGGTGCTCGCGAGCACGCCGGGGCTGCGCTACGCCATCGTCCGGCCCTCCATCGTCGAGAGCGCGATGCACTTCCCCTTCCCCGGGTGGAACGAGGGCTTCACGACCTCGGCGCCGCTGGCCTTCGCGGGCATCAAGGGGCCGGGCGGCATCCCCGCCGGCGAGAGCACCATCCTGGACATCATCCCGGTGGACCAGGTGGCCGGGGCCACCATCGGCATCACCGCGCACTCCATCGAGGTGGAGGAGCGGCGCGTCTACCACCTGGCGTCCGGTGACGTGAATCCGTTCTACGCCAGCCGCTCCGTGGAGCTGGTGGGCCTGTACCGGCGGCGCTACTACCGCAACCGTGAGACGGGCAACGCGCTGATGAACTCGCTGCGCTCGCGCCTGGAGCCGCAGCCCGTCAGCAAGAAGGAGTTCGAGCTGTTCAGCGCGCCCATGCTGGTGCGCGGCGCGAAGTTCCTGAAGAAGGCCATCGAAGAGGTGCGGCCCGCCTGGGGCGCGCCCGGCGTGCAGGCCATGCTGGACAAGGCGAAGGTGTCGCTGGACGACGTGGAGCAGCAGAACCAGGGGCTCATCGCCCTCACGGACCTGTTCCTGCCCTTCCTCTACGAGAACCGGTACGTCTTCCGCTGCGACAACACGCGCTCCGTCTACACGCGCATGGCGCACACGGACCGGCTGAAGGTGCCCTGGGCCCCCGAGCACATCGACTGGCGCGCCTACTTCATGGAGACGCACCTGCCGGGCCTGGAGAAGTGGGTGTTCCCCGGCCTGGAAGAGGAGCGCGAGAAGCGCACCGTCATCCCCGCGCACAGAGACCTGCTCGAGCTGCTCGAGGCGACGGTGCACGCGTACCGGCACCGGGTGGCCTTCCGCATGGTGGCCGGCGAGCGCGAGGAGCGCTTCACCTTCGGCGAGGTGCACCGCTACGCGTCGCGCGTGGGCAGCTTCCTGCTCGGCAAGGGCATCAAGCACGGCGACCGCGTGCTGCTGGTGTCGGAGAACCGGCCCGAGTGGGGCATCTGCTACTTCGGCATCCTGCGCGCGGGCGCCACCGCCGTGCCGGTGGACCCGGGCCTCAGCGAAGCGGAGCTGCTCAACATCTCCCGCCGGGCGGAGGCGCGCGCGTGCCTGCTGTCCGAGGACGCCGCACACGACTTCCCCGGCCTCGTCACCGCGCTGGGCGAAGGCGTCACGGTGGCGAGCCTCGCGGAGGCGATGACGGGCGACCCGGCGCACCCGGACCGCATCGGCCCGGTGAAGAAGTCGGCTTCCGCGGACGACCTGGCCAGCATCATCTTCACCTCCGGCACCACGGGCACGCCCAAGGGCGTCATGCTCACGCACCGCAACTTCGCCTCGCTGGTGGCGAAGCTGGCCGGCGTGTTCGACATCGGCGTGGGTGACGGCGTGCTGTCGGTGCTGCCGCTGCACCACACCTTCGAGTTCTCCTCCGGCTTCCTCACCCCGTTCTGGCGCGGGGCGGAAATCACGTACATCGACGAGCTGACGTCGGACCGGCTGGGCGAGGTGTTCGAGACGGGCCGCATCACCGCCATGGTGGGCGTGCCCGCGCTGTGGCAGCTGCTGCACCGCAAGATTACGCAGGAGTTCGCCAGCAAGCCGCCCTTCGTGGAGCAGGCGCTCAAGGCGCTGATGGCCACGCACGGCGAGCTGCGCAACCGGGGCAACATCAACCTGGGCAAGCTCCTGTTCTGGCCGGTGCACCGCAAGTTCGGCGGGCGCATCAAGGTGCTCGTGTCGGGCGGCTCGGCGCTGCCGGATGAGGTCCACAAGGCCTTCCACGAGCTGGGCTTCAACATCACCGAGGGCTACGGCCTGACGGAGTCCGCGCCGGTGCTGTCGGTGACGGAGCCCGGCAACAAGCGCCAGCCCGGCACGGTGGGCCGGCCGCTGCCCGGCATCGAGCTGCGCATCGCCAACCCGGACAACGACGGGCTGGGCGAGGTGCTCGCCAAGGGCCCCAACGTCATGCCCGGCTACTTCGGGGACCGCGAGGCCACGGACGCGGTGCTCAAGGAAGGGTGGCTCCACACCGGCGACCTGGGGCGTCTGGACGCGGAGGGCCGGCTGTACCTCGTCGGCCGCGCGAAGGACGTCATCATCGACCACAACGGGAAGAACATCTACCCGGACGAGCTGGAGGAGCTGTACCAGGAGCACCCGCACATCAAGGAGCTGTCGGTCGTCGGCCTGCCCGACGAGGCGGGCGGCGAGAAGGTGGCGTGCCTGTGCGTGCCGGATTACGGCGAGCGCCCGCGCGAAGAGGTGCGGCGCGAGGTGGAGGAGCACTTCCGCAAGGTGAGCGCGGACATGCCCTTCTACCGCCGGGTGAAGGTGCTGCGGCTGTGGGACGGCGAGCTGCCGCGCACCGCCAAGCGCAGCGTGAAGCGCAAGCAGGTGGTGGAGGAGCTGCAGCGGCTGGAGCGCATGGCCGCCAGCGCCAGCAAGGCGCGCGAGAAGGTGGCCAACCCCGGCTCCGGCGGCGTGGGCGACTGGCTCTACCCGCTCATCGCCGAGGTGTGCCACCGCCCGGTGGCGGACGTGCGGCCGGACGCGCTGCTCACCGGAGACCTGGGCTTCGACTCGCTGATGCTCACCGAGCTGTCGTCCGCACTGGAGGGCGCGGGCGTGCCGCTGCCCGCGATTGAAGACCTGACGCAGGTGCAGACGGTGGAGGACCTGCGCAAGGTGGTGCTGGCGTCCGGCAAGCGCCCCACGGTGGAGACGCGGGCGAAGGACATCAGCAAGGAGAACGCGCGCGCGGAGGAGGTAGAGATTCCGGTGCCCGAGGTGGTGGCGGACGTGGGCCGTCAGCTCCTCGCCTTCGGACAGAAGGTGCTCTACGGCGGCGTCTTCGACACCAAGGTGACGGGCAAGCCCTTCATCCCGCAGAACCGCAACTTCCTCGTCATCGCCAACCACTCCAGCCACCTGGACGCGGGGCTGGTGCGCGTGGCGCTCGGGGACCAGGGCGAGCGACTCGTGTCGCTGGCGGCGCGCGACTACTTCTTCAACACGCCGCTCAAGCGCGCCTGGTTCGAGAACTTCACCAACCTCATCCCCATTGAACGGCAGGGCTCGCTGCGCGAGTCGCTGCGCATGGCGGGCGAGGCGCTGCGCCAGGGCTACAACGTCCTCATCTTCCCCGAGGGCACGCGCTCCACCACCGGGGAGCTGTTGGAGTTCAAGTCCACGCTGGGCTACCTCGCCCTCACCTACAGCGTGGACGTGCTGCCGCTCTACATCGAGGGCGCCTTCGACGCGCTGCCCAAGGGCACGGTGTTCCCCAAGTCGAAGAACCTCGAGGTGCACATCGGCCCGGCGCTGGAGCACGAGACGCTGCGCGCGCGTGTGCAGGGCATGGCGCGCTCCGAGGGCTACCGCTATGCCACCCGCATCGCCGAGGACGCGATGCGCGCGCTCAAGGCCGGCCGGGTGCTGGACCTCAACGCGCAGGAGCCGACGTCGACGGCGCTCACCCGCGCCTCCACTGGAGGGAAGGACTCGTGA
- a CDS encoding GNAT family N-acetyltransferase — translation MGVAGGLHLRPALESDRRTLWRIHTQAVEAHCRDVYAPHEVSTWVRLLRPEGYLRPDKPRTVLVAERGRRLVGFGQVDTRAGELEALYVVPDEVGQGVGSTLLAALESVAWREGVPQLGLDASLNAEAFYRRHGYVWMHAARRPLTPDVQLACVRMQKRRPASTLSEEPAAR, via the coding sequence ATGGGTGTTGCGGGGGGCCTCCACCTCAGGCCGGCGCTGGAGTCGGACCGGCGCACCCTGTGGCGCATCCACACGCAGGCGGTGGAGGCGCACTGCCGGGACGTGTACGCGCCGCACGAGGTGAGCACCTGGGTGCGGCTGCTCCGGCCGGAGGGCTACCTGCGGCCGGACAAGCCCCGCACGGTGCTGGTGGCCGAGCGCGGCCGGCGCCTGGTGGGCTTCGGCCAGGTGGACACGCGCGCGGGGGAGCTGGAGGCCCTCTACGTGGTGCCGGACGAGGTGGGCCAGGGCGTGGGCTCCACCCTGCTGGCGGCGCTGGAGTCCGTGGCGTGGCGCGAAGGGGTGCCGCAGCTCGGCCTGGACGCCAGCCTCAACGCGGAGGCCTTCTACCGGCGCCATGGCTACGTGTGGATGCACGCGGCCCGGCGCCCGCTCACGCCCGACGTGCAGCTGGCGTGCGTGAGGATGCAGAAGCGGCGGCCGGCCTCCACCCTCAGCGAGGAGCCGGCCGCGCGCTGA
- a CDS encoding RtcB family protein has product MQPKLNRLLRALAREGLELTYDGRLYSVRLLDDANAPPAEVLLPPDLPVEGKAFRQLANLAALKHPGGGQVLRVRATPDFHPGDSGVAIGSVLHTRGLVVPGAIGTDINCGMRLHVADLSVDTFLAKRDAFVERMKGHYFFGTRDVAMSSRASEALLRDGIPGWLLETLEQPLGCTGRSDLKQLDAEVDRIHLGGGLRGNPSWAPDTFTREGVVRDAGLATVGGGNHFVEVQRVEAVEDRARAWQWGVREGQLAFMVHSGSRDVGKHVGVAWQERARKAWPVGQPFPDSGILPLGDERLVAEYLEAEATAANYAFLNRLLLAELLRQTLRELFGEVEAPLVYDVPHNLTLPYEGGWLARKGACPAGAEQPVIIPGSMGATSFLMVGCGDAKSLESASHGAGRARSRFSMSRGGADHSEEALGLTGVDCISLRAERRVEEAPAAYKPIRPVVDSQVEAGIVREVARLSPLLTFKA; this is encoded by the coding sequence ATGCAGCCGAAACTGAATCGGCTCCTGCGGGCGCTTGCCCGTGAGGGGCTCGAGTTGACCTATGACGGTCGCCTCTACTCCGTGCGCCTCCTGGACGACGCGAATGCGCCGCCCGCCGAGGTGCTCCTCCCGCCGGACCTGCCCGTGGAGGGCAAGGCCTTCCGGCAACTCGCCAACCTCGCCGCCCTGAAGCACCCGGGCGGTGGCCAGGTGCTGCGCGTGCGCGCCACCCCCGACTTCCACCCCGGTGACTCCGGTGTGGCCATCGGCTCGGTGCTGCACACGCGGGGCCTGGTCGTTCCCGGTGCCATCGGCACCGACATCAACTGCGGCATGCGCCTGCACGTCGCGGACCTCTCCGTGGACACCTTCCTCGCGAAGCGGGACGCCTTCGTGGAGCGGATGAAGGGCCACTACTTCTTCGGCACTCGGGACGTGGCCATGTCCTCGCGTGCCTCGGAGGCCCTGCTGCGCGACGGCATCCCCGGCTGGTTGCTGGAGACGCTGGAGCAGCCGCTGGGGTGCACGGGGCGCTCGGACCTGAAGCAGCTCGACGCGGAGGTGGACCGCATCCACCTGGGCGGCGGACTGCGGGGCAACCCGTCCTGGGCGCCCGATACCTTCACCCGCGAGGGCGTGGTGCGCGACGCGGGGCTGGCCACCGTCGGAGGGGGCAACCACTTCGTCGAGGTGCAGCGCGTGGAGGCCGTGGAGGACCGGGCGCGGGCCTGGCAGTGGGGCGTGCGCGAGGGACAGCTCGCGTTCATGGTCCACTCCGGCAGCCGCGACGTGGGCAAGCACGTGGGCGTGGCCTGGCAGGAGCGGGCGCGCAAGGCGTGGCCCGTGGGGCAGCCCTTCCCGGACAGCGGCATCCTCCCGCTGGGGGACGAGCGGCTCGTGGCCGAGTACCTGGAGGCGGAGGCCACCGCGGCCAACTACGCCTTCCTCAACCGGCTGCTGCTGGCGGAGCTGCTGCGCCAGACGCTGCGCGAGCTGTTCGGCGAGGTGGAGGCACCGCTCGTCTACGACGTGCCGCACAACCTCACGCTCCCATACGAGGGCGGGTGGCTGGCGCGCAAGGGCGCGTGCCCGGCGGGGGCGGAGCAGCCCGTCATCATCCCCGGCTCCATGGGGGCCACGTCCTTCCTCATGGTGGGGTGTGGCGACGCGAAGTCCCTGGAGTCCGCGTCCCATGGGGCAGGGCGGGCGCGCTCGCGCTTCTCCATGTCGCGCGGCGGGGCGGACCACAGCGAGGAGGCCCTGGGCCTCACCGGGGTGGACTGCATCAGCCTGCGGGCGGAGCGGCGGGTGGAGGAGGCGCCCGCGGCGTACAAGCCCATCCGCCCGGTGGTGGACTCGCAGGTGGAGGCCGGCATCGTCCGCGAGGTGGCGCGGCTTTCGCCCCTGCTCACCTTCAAGGCCTGA
- a CDS encoding SDR family oxidoreductase: protein MDLELGGKVVLVTGGSDGLGAAVARRLVREGAKVALCARGVERLEATADSLRAEGGDVLTVQADVSKAWQVEHFVDAAHARFGRVDALVNNAGSAAARPFLSVTDAEWEEDLNLKLFAAVRASRQALPFIRESGGGAIVNVLAISAKTPGAHSTPSSVSRAAGMALTKALSKEFGPHGVRVNAVLVGIIESGQWVRRAQEVGKPVESFQTEMARHAGIPLGRVGRAEEFADLVAFLLSPRGGYISGAAINVDGGLSAAV, encoded by the coding sequence GTGGACCTGGAGCTCGGTGGCAAGGTGGTGTTGGTGACGGGGGGCTCGGACGGGCTGGGGGCGGCGGTGGCCCGGAGGCTCGTCCGGGAGGGCGCGAAGGTGGCGCTGTGTGCCCGGGGCGTGGAGCGCCTGGAGGCCACCGCGGACTCCCTGCGCGCCGAGGGCGGGGATGTGCTCACCGTCCAGGCCGACGTGTCCAAGGCCTGGCAGGTGGAGCACTTCGTGGACGCGGCGCACGCGCGCTTCGGGCGGGTGGACGCGCTGGTGAACAACGCCGGCTCCGCGGCCGCGCGGCCCTTCCTGTCGGTGACGGACGCGGAGTGGGAGGAGGACCTCAACCTCAAGCTCTTCGCCGCCGTCCGCGCCTCGCGGCAGGCGCTCCCGTTCATCCGCGAGTCCGGCGGGGGCGCCATCGTCAACGTGCTGGCGATTTCCGCGAAGACGCCGGGCGCGCACTCCACGCCCTCGTCGGTGTCACGCGCGGCGGGCATGGCGCTGACGAAGGCGCTGTCGAAGGAGTTCGGCCCGCACGGCGTCCGGGTGAATGCCGTGCTGGTGGGCATCATCGAGAGCGGCCAGTGGGTGCGCCGGGCCCAGGAGGTGGGCAAGCCGGTGGAGTCCTTCCAGACGGAGATGGCGCGCCACGCCGGCATCCCCCTGGGCCGGGTGGGCAGGGCCGAGGAGTTCGCGGACCTCGTCGCCTTCCTGCTGTCCCCCCGGGGCGGCTACATCAGCGGCGCGGCCATCAACGTGGACGGCGGCCTGTCCGCCGCCGTGTAG
- the add gene encoding adenosine deaminase yields the protein MPTIREDEFPNATGIPSSARRTDFVPPPTLAVTEELLLALPKTDLHCHLDGSMRVKTILELAEQQKVKLPADTEDGLAKAIHMGQVCKSLEEYLVAFDVTLSVLQTADALYRAAYELAVDAAAENVRWLEVRYSPALHLQKGLKMTTVIDSVLEGLRAAKRETGIKCGVIVCGIRHINPQTSMRLAELSVAYKNRGVIGFDLAGAEASFPAKDHRDAFQLILKNNVNCTAHAGEAYGPESISQAIHNLGAHRIGHGTRLREDGDLLNYVNDHRIPLEVCPTSNVQTGAVSSLAAHPLKFYFDYGLRVTINTDNRLITDTTVTKELWVAHKELGLSLEDLVTIIVSGFKSAFLPFREKQDMLRAVNQEIATTLAAFDKKRSAMKQPA from the coding sequence ATGCCTACCATTCGTGAAGACGAGTTTCCCAACGCGACCGGCATCCCCTCCTCCGCCCGGCGGACGGACTTCGTGCCGCCCCCGACGCTGGCGGTGACGGAGGAGCTGCTCCTCGCGCTGCCCAAGACGGACCTGCACTGCCACCTCGACGGCTCCATGCGGGTGAAGACGATTCTGGAGCTGGCCGAGCAGCAGAAGGTGAAGCTGCCCGCGGACACCGAGGACGGCCTGGCCAAGGCCATCCACATGGGCCAGGTGTGCAAGAGCCTGGAGGAGTACCTCGTCGCCTTCGACGTGACGCTCTCCGTGCTCCAGACGGCGGACGCGCTCTACCGCGCCGCGTACGAGCTGGCGGTGGACGCCGCCGCGGAGAACGTGCGCTGGCTGGAGGTGCGCTACTCACCCGCGCTCCACCTCCAGAAGGGCCTGAAGATGACCACCGTCATCGACTCGGTGCTGGAGGGCCTGCGTGCCGCCAAGCGCGAGACGGGCATCAAGTGTGGCGTCATCGTCTGCGGCATCCGCCACATCAACCCGCAGACGTCCATGCGGCTGGCCGAGCTGTCCGTGGCCTACAAGAACCGGGGCGTCATCGGCTTCGACCTCGCCGGTGCCGAGGCGAGCTTCCCCGCCAAGGACCACCGCGACGCCTTCCAGCTCATCCTCAAGAACAACGTCAACTGCACCGCGCACGCGGGCGAGGCCTACGGCCCCGAGTCCATCTCCCAGGCCATCCACAACCTGGGCGCGCACCGCATCGGCCACGGCACGCGGCTGCGCGAGGACGGCGATTTGCTCAACTACGTCAACGACCACCGGATTCCGCTGGAGGTCTGCCCGACGTCCAACGTGCAGACGGGCGCGGTGTCCAGCCTCGCGGCGCACCCGCTGAAGTTCTACTTCGACTACGGCCTGCGGGTGACCATCAACACCGACAACCGCCTCATCACCGACACCACGGTGACGAAGGAGCTGTGGGTGGCGCACAAGGAGCTGGGCCTGTCGCTGGAGGACCTGGTCACCATCATCGTCTCCGGCTTCAAGAGCGCCTTCCTCCCGTTCCGCGAGAAGCAGGACATGTTGCGCGCGGTGAACCAGGAGATTGCGACCACGCTGGCCGCCTTCGACAAGAAGCGCTCGGCGATGAAGCAGCCGGCGTGA
- a CDS encoding GGDEF domain-containing protein produces the protein MSGDETRVTKISTLKDVSAERSTECCLVQIHGPELGKKYLIDSELTIGRDQGNHIWVDLDNVSRRHARVRGHGGRMFVEDLGSTNGTYLNDQEVLQASPLRSGDLIKVGGSIFKFLDGDNIETQYHETIYTLTIADGLTGINNKRYFLEYLEKEMGRSARYQRSLTLMMFDIDHFKQINDVHGHLAGDYVLRELSQSIKRMVRREQCFARYGGEEFALVMPEDGPDKARVFAEKIRRFIAEKTFVYDEKEIPVTISIGVGEMTQDMAEPAHFIKVADANLYKAKKTGRNRVVG, from the coding sequence ATGTCCGGAGACGAAACCCGCGTTACCAAAATCTCCACGCTCAAGGACGTGAGTGCCGAGCGCAGCACCGAGTGCTGCCTCGTGCAGATTCACGGCCCCGAGCTGGGCAAGAAGTACCTCATCGACTCCGAGCTCACCATCGGACGAGACCAGGGCAACCACATCTGGGTGGACCTGGACAACGTCTCCCGCCGGCACGCACGCGTGCGCGGCCACGGGGGGCGGATGTTCGTGGAGGACCTGGGGTCCACCAACGGCACCTACCTGAACGACCAGGAGGTGCTGCAGGCCTCGCCGCTGCGCAGCGGGGACCTCATCAAGGTGGGTGGCTCCATCTTCAAGTTCCTCGATGGCGACAACATCGAGACCCAGTACCACGAGACCATCTACACGCTGACGATTGCCGACGGTCTCACCGGCATCAACAACAAGCGCTACTTCCTCGAGTACCTCGAGAAGGAGATGGGGCGCTCCGCGCGCTACCAGCGCTCGCTCACGCTGATGATGTTCGACATCGACCACTTCAAGCAGATCAACGACGTCCACGGCCACCTGGCCGGGGACTACGTGCTGCGCGAATTGTCCCAGTCCATCAAGCGCATGGTGCGCCGCGAGCAGTGCTTCGCCCGCTACGGCGGTGAGGAGTTCGCCCTCGTCATGCCCGAGGACGGGCCCGACAAGGCGCGCGTGTTCGCGGAGAAGATTCGCCGGTTCATCGCGGAGAAGACCTTCGTCTACGACGAGAAGGAGATTCCGGTCACCATCTCCATCGGCGTGGGCGAGATGACGCAGGACATGGCGGAGCCCGCGCACTTCATCAAGGTCGCGGACGCCAACCTGTACAAGGCGAAGAAGACGGGCCGCAACCGGGTGGTGGGCTAG